GACATCagttagctggctggtgttggggtcacgagccaaaccgcgtcccttcAATCTGAGGATTGATGGCCcctatcaaacaatcctaaccttttaaGCAATGGACCTCCCTGAGGACTGCCACTGCCAATACAAAGGATATCATCATTCATGAGCCGAATAGGAATGTCTCACTGGCCAATTCAGAGAGATGGCCCATCAATCAAAGTAGGGTCCACGACAACTAGTGGGGTCTACAATCCATTCACCATGTTCTCCTTGGATCCCAAAAGTCAGGccggtccaaaactcaagtgggccacaccagaggggGCCAGTTGGGATGGGATCTCCTACTATTTAAAACCATCCAGATTGTGCGTTTTCCACCGTCCTTTTATAtattatccaatccattcagtTGATACGCTCCATGATGATGAATGTACAATCTAACAATCAGGCCATTACGTGATTAAGAGGTTCTAGGCATGATAttaatgatgtggtccacctgagttctggatcaTCCTCGGGCGAAGGAGAACGTGatggggcacacatgatggacggttcatgtcatgcacgcatcacagtggggcccacacataacATTCTTGTATTATCAGCGACTGTCCATTGTGTTCTctattgtggcccacttcatgAGTGGATCTGCTTGACTCTTCTTATCAAATATTTACTCAATTGACAAGTTGGCGACTATTTACTAGTTATAACCAAACTAATTGCATGTGGACACCGATTTATATACCAATTCTAAAATCCAATCAGGCATAAGctcatcaatccagaccgtcctaTGAAAGAATGGTCCACAGCTCAAAACTCTCCTTCGTGGCCCACTTCTATGAATGGTTGCAAACCACATTCAATCAATTAGACTGGATGGTCCATGGCTCAAAATTCGCAAAGGATCTGGCCCTTCTGATCACCATACTCCCAATCCCATATGATGATTTCTcatcctagattggaagatcttgGTCACCCGTTTTCAATTGAATGTGGTATGTTggtatatttctcttcttagccTGCAATTTACAGGCCATGGGTTGAGAGGTGAAGACTATCATGCTCCATCGATGGAGTGATGCAACACACCAACGGCCTGGATTTCTgaaaaaagtggaccccacttgtcctAGATGAAAACACATGCACTGTACCATCCACAGAGGAAGATACCTGTTTCAACAAGTTTAGTTAGGTTAAAAATTTCATACGACGTGACAGCCAATATTAGCCCATCATTTATGACTAAGGACCCATCTCTGTGTAGCCCACTAAGTGGGCCATTAGATTCGATTCAAGTAATTAATTATGAAGTCTATAGACTTACTAACTCCATCGTTTATTCTATAACgctgtgtgtggggcccaccatgatatgtgcatgacatccaatcccttcATCATGTGAGCCCCTTCAAGTTCTCCTTCCTGAGTCCCAAACActggccgatccaaaactcaggtgggccagacaagtaagaaatcatgcctaaaaagcTTGTAAGAAcacgtggtgtgtcccacctgagtttccaaTGGGATGTCCGTTAATCCTGGAGGGGCCCATCTtcagaatggattggatggaagtgGCACGTACGAAACACGTTGGGCCCACACGCTCGGTATCCCTATCCCATCCGTTCTCTGTGTAGTGACCCACCTATGTTTTGAATCGTAAGGTTGCGTGCaacaaatcacggtgggcccacaaacaGACGTGCAGAATAAGCTCATTCCACAAAAGTTGCAGAGGAACCGGCCTGATGCGACCAACACCTTCCACAAATTCATAAAGAACTAAAAATATCTCCATCCGGCGCACGTTAGCCATGGCCCTACAGCACTAGCGGTACTGTAGATTCTGCCATGCAGTCAAAACAAACGCAGCTAATAAAGTACAGCTGCTCGGTCGTAAGTAACCTATCGGCGCACGTTAGATGCCTGGCACTCAATTGATATGGCCACGAATGAAAGCAGAATCAACGGCAGCCATGGAGCAACGTGGTACAACACTAGCCATACCACAGTCCTGACACTGACACACACAACCCAAAATCGAACGGTCGGTGCCGCTCCCGGCCTCCGGGCCCACGGGTCAAAGCCGCGtgcgccacgtgtacggtggatacGTGAATGACCATGAAAAAGCAAAACACGGCATCAAGCTATCTCATAACCCAAAATGGACCGGTCGGTGCTGCTCCTGGCCTCGGGGGCCTCGGGTCAAAGCCGCGtgcgccacgtgtacggtggatacGTGAATGACCATGGAAAAGCAAAACAACACACATCCACGTCTTTCTGAATAGATTATAAAGAAAAGTTAAAAATATCTAAGATTAATTAATACAGACTAATTTGTGATTAGAGAGATTAAGATGTGGTTAAGAAGGAAATTAGTAGATTAATTTGAAAACAGGCGTTGGTTGGTAAAGGAACAAAAGCTACCTCTATCAGATCGGAGGGCTGTGATTGCTCGTGGACACGAGATCGACGGCTGTGGGATCTCTGCTCAATTTGCAGATATGGAGGACGTCTTCGTCgctggatagccttgtatcttGCTGATACCTCTGAATCGAGCCGATCAGAGCCGTTCTCGACCCGGTGGCTTGAGCTGGTTGTGGCATCGGGTCTTTCTTTCGATGCTTGGACGGTCTGGAAGATGTCGCTTCGTCCCCGGCGGACCTCCGAGCTGCCCCTGCCGCCGATTCGGCGTTGTAGTGTTGATGGGAAGATGAACTGTCGAGATCTTCCTGGAGAAGAGACGTGCAAAGATCCTAACAGTTAGATATTCGAATCGGAAATATTAAGCGATCTTTCCTAGTTTCATGATTTCAGAAGATGAAAATCGAAAGGATCATCCAAAATAGTAGTCCACAAGCCGTTCATCAGTGGACTTTTGCTTGTAGAGTCGAACCAAATGTCTCGGGCCATTTCTATTTCTGGCCGTGCGTATGCAGTCAGCTGAATGGCCCACAAAATCGTGGAGCCACGAGATTTCCGCAACCCAGCGCATCCATGAAATTAGCGGTTCGGCGTAGCGGACTACTGTTTCGGGTGGTCCAGTGGGAAAAAACCGGAAATCCCAGAGCCgagaaagggaaaaagagaaaacAAAGGAAGTTAAAATACCAGAAAACAGAGATCTGCATTCCCCCTCATTCGTTTCAACGACACCGCCATCGTCGTCTCAGCACAAGCTTCTCCGCTTGAAGACTCTCCGCTGCTCGAAGAAGAGCTCGCAGCTGGCGGTGGTGTCGAGGACCACGGAACGACCTGATTCTCTCCATCCGCCTCCTCACCAtctccatcaccaccaccaccaccatcatcatgatCGTCAtcatcgtcttcttcttcttcttcttcttcttcttcttcgttgcTTTCATCTCTGCCGTCCGTTTCgccttcactttcttcttcttcggtCCTGCCTTTCCGTCCGTCGCGGCGACTGAAACAGCGATCGCAGATGGAGACCGTCGGACCAAGCTTCGATCCAGACGCTTTCCATGGCGTTGGACTCTGACACACATGGCAGAGCAGGTTTCTCAAATGCCGGGCAACGAGGAAATTCGCGCAGTGGACTTTGGCGTCGCAGTCCCAGCACAAGCTCGCCTGGTCCGACTCGCAGTACATCCGCGCCGGTAAATCGCAGAGCTCGCattccttcatcttcttcctctgcAGCTCTAGCTATGGACGAGaagaggagaggagaagagaagaagagagaataaaAGAGAAACGCAATAGCAGTTAATAGAAATACCTcacctttttaaagaaaattacaGGATCCCCTTATTTAAGGGGAGAGAGGATAAGGGCATATCCGTCTTTCGTCGGTTTAGATTTCCTGCTTAAATTCGAACTCTCGCATTCCACCTAGGTTTGTGAACCAGCCGAGGTCCCGATTCCCGAGCCTACCTCTGGATCGACTCGCCACGTGGCATGCTCTTGTGCTCCCACGGCAGAAAGGCTTTTGTCCGTTGGATTTCCCTTTCGGTGAGTGTCGATGACATGGTCGTTACGTGTAGGGCGAGGAAGGCGCAGATTCTTGTAGTGCCACCACGTGGCGGAAGCACGTCCATTGAGATTAGTAATACCACTCGGAGCGGATTACGTGCAGCcctgacccaccttgatgcatgtactgtatatccacgctgtccatccgttttgccggcttagatccaaaactttcatggcccacaaaaagcttttaatggttaatcatcaCTGTTTGTTTCCTgggtgtggttcacctgtgtgttgaatctgcttaatttttgggctcacaccCTAGAGTCAtccgaaaaaacggatgaacggcgtagatatatagtacatacaacaaggtgggtcccacggtctggcctcaccgtgttgggtgaggcaacggccgcacctaatccactcccgagaGCACGTGAAGCGCACCTGCGTGTGGGGTCTTCACGCGCCAATTTGTTGGCGCGGGCGGTCGTCAATCTCAGCCTCGAATTACCTCACAGCATTTTAT
This region of Magnolia sinica isolate HGM2019 chromosome 1, MsV1, whole genome shotgun sequence genomic DNA includes:
- the LOC131237248 gene encoding zinc finger protein CONSTANS-LIKE 4-like: MKECELCDLPARMYCESDQASLCWDCDAKVHCANFLVARHLRNLLCHVCQSPTPWKASGSKLGPTVSICDRCFSRRDGRKGRTEEEESEGETDGRDESNEEEEEEEEEEDDDDDHDDGGGGGDGDGEEADGENQVVPWSSTPPPAASSSSSSGESSSGEACAETTMAVSLKRMRGNADLCFLEDLDSSSSHQHYNAESAAGAARRSAGDEATSSRPSKHRKKDPMPQPAQATGSRTALIGSIQRYQQDTRLSSDEDVLHICKLSRDPTAVDLVSTSNHSPPI